The following proteins come from a genomic window of Mycolicibacterium rufum:
- a CDS encoding Asp23/Gls24 family envelope stress response protein produces MSTDRGTTTIADTVVSKIAGLAAREVSGVHALGGNASRAVGALRERIPGAAVNHAQGVSVEVGEKQAAVDIDIVADYGVAIADLAAGIRRNVIAAIERMTGLEVVEVNITVHDVFVADEDTEQSAGDRPARVE; encoded by the coding sequence ATGAGTACGGATCGAGGGACCACCACGATCGCCGATACCGTCGTGTCGAAGATCGCCGGACTGGCCGCGCGCGAGGTGAGCGGCGTGCACGCGTTGGGCGGCAATGCCAGCCGGGCGGTGGGCGCGCTGCGGGAGCGGATTCCCGGCGCTGCGGTCAACCACGCCCAGGGCGTGTCGGTGGAGGTGGGCGAGAAGCAGGCCGCTGTCGACATCGACATCGTCGCCGACTACGGAGTGGCCATCGCCGATCTCGCGGCCGGCATCCGGCGCAACGTGATCGCCGCCATCGAGCGGATGACCGGCCTCGAGGTGGTCGAGGTGAACATCACCGTCCATGACGTCTTCGTCGCCGACGAGGACACCGAGCAGTCGGCCGGCGACCGACCGGCGCGCGTCGAATGA
- a CDS encoding RNA polymerase sigma factor, translating into MLAGDPVVDPDVDDRELAAAAAAGDRAAFETLIRRHGPALHRYARRMTRDDAAVQDIVQETFVAAWRQIDRFRGESSPRTWLFAICARKVVDSHRVKRAVPLDDRLLDPADSSASADPFANVSNTEFLEALEEALAELPPRQRAVWLLREVEELTFPQIGTILSLSPDGARGHHHRARTTLQQRLQRWR; encoded by the coding sequence GTGCTTGCCGGCGACCCCGTGGTCGACCCCGACGTCGACGACCGCGAACTCGCGGCGGCGGCCGCCGCCGGTGATCGCGCGGCGTTCGAGACCCTGATCCGCCGCCACGGCCCGGCCCTGCACCGCTACGCCCGCCGGATGACCCGCGACGATGCCGCCGTGCAGGACATCGTGCAGGAGACGTTCGTCGCGGCCTGGCGCCAGATCGACCGCTTCCGGGGCGAATCCAGCCCGCGGACATGGCTTTTCGCGATCTGCGCGCGCAAGGTCGTCGACTCGCACCGGGTCAAGCGTGCGGTGCCGCTCGACGACCGGTTGCTCGACCCCGCGGACTCCTCAGCGTCGGCGGACCCGTTCGCCAACGTCTCGAACACCGAATTCCTGGAGGCGCTGGAGGAGGCACTCGCCGAACTGCCACCCCGCCAGCGCGCGGTGTGGCTGCTGCGGGAGGTCGAGGAATTGACCTTCCCCCAGATCGGGACGATCCTGAGTCTGAGCCCCGACGGGGCGCGGGGGCATCATCACCGCGCCCGCACGACACTGCAACAGAGGCTGCAACGATGGCGATAG